Proteins found in one Limnohabitans sp. TEGF004 genomic segment:
- a CDS encoding SDR family NAD(P)-dependent oxidoreductase, with protein sequence MNFLKPLNTPITDWHGRSVWLIGASSGIGLATAKALHAAGAKVVVSARKADLLQQFVDAHPGAQAVVLDVSDAVAITQAAKYVQAQQGLDVVMYCAGYYVPVRASDYSLSEMLRHLDINYTGALRVLDAVLPELLPQQRGHISFISSVAGFRGLPQSLAYGPTKAALINLAEALYYDVSPHGIGVSVINPGFVETPLVAGNDFPMPALISSTKAAQEILKGWRKGEFQIHFPKRFTRMLLLLRMLPYRWYFALVRRGTGM encoded by the coding sequence ATGAACTTTTTAAAACCACTCAATACACCCATCACCGATTGGCACGGCCGCAGCGTCTGGCTCATTGGCGCCTCCAGCGGCATTGGTTTGGCCACCGCCAAGGCCTTGCATGCCGCGGGTGCCAAAGTGGTGGTGTCGGCTCGCAAAGCTGACTTGCTGCAACAGTTTGTCGACGCGCATCCAGGTGCCCAAGCTGTGGTGTTGGATGTGAGCGATGCGGTGGCCATCACCCAAGCTGCCAAATATGTGCAAGCCCAGCAAGGCTTAGACGTGGTGATGTATTGCGCAGGCTACTACGTGCCCGTTCGCGCCAGCGACTACTCGCTGTCTGAAATGCTGCGCCACCTCGACATCAATTACACCGGTGCGCTGCGTGTCCTGGACGCTGTGTTACCGGAGTTGCTGCCACAGCAACGTGGTCACATCAGCTTTATTTCTAGCGTGGCAGGTTTTCGCGGTTTGCCGCAAAGTTTGGCGTACGGCCCCACCAAGGCGGCACTCATCAACTTGGCTGAGGCCTTGTATTACGACGTGTCGCCGCACGGCATTGGCGTGAGCGTGATCAACCCAGGCTTTGTGGAAACACCGCTGGTGGCAGGCAATGATTTCCCCATGCCCGCGCTCATCAGCAGCACAAAAGCTGCACAAGAAATTCTCAAAGGGTGGCGCAAGGGTGAATTTCAAATTCACTTTCCCAAGCGGTTCACGCGCATGTTGTTGCTGTTGCGCATGCTGCCCTACCGCTGGTATTTCGCCTTGGTTCGCCGCGGCACGGGCATGTGA
- a CDS encoding Wzy polymerase domain-containing protein — protein sequence MNSSTAQSLLVRNVILVLCVALPWLNPFVSSPSTAVIPLLVSWMMAACALLAVVELPLAKPRWTVSEVAMCGVLLAWLVASMLWVPQVVDRALTMGLLASLMCVWLMAGVGRRAAVDESLLRWLVVGILAAAVTSAVLGVLQYLGLARELAPWVNQPLKGDAFANLRQRNQFASLTSLGLVALLGWVAVRTKAQRMTRVGWTLTFVLLNVLAAGVACSVSRTGAVQWALVGVLMAAWGWCSTKQEAAFGKGLVWLALAAPVLVALWSVWMPLLALQTTGEQGASMILRVTGQAQDYAACGGRRVLWSNVLALVTQHPWLGWGWGETDYAHFMTDYNILRFCDMLDNAHDFPLHLALEFGVPFALAVMALICVWVLRRTPWREQHAWRVMAWCLLLVLGLHSLLEYPLWYGPFQMTLGLAIGVLWAAPDAPAREEAQEGPMLVAALLFIGCLYAAWDFNRVGQIYRQAASRDAAYRDNPLHHAKQSWLFKNQADFAELTTQTVTTDNAAELYPQALRLMHYSPEARVVQRVIDSSKLLGHDAQAQALTERLDDVKQSQPNK from the coding sequence ATGAATTCGTCTACAGCTCAAAGCCTCTTGGTGCGCAATGTCATCTTGGTGTTGTGTGTCGCCTTGCCGTGGCTCAACCCCTTTGTCAGCAGCCCATCCACAGCCGTCATCCCTTTGTTGGTGAGCTGGATGATGGCGGCGTGCGCCTTGTTGGCAGTGGTTGAGCTGCCGCTGGCGAAACCACGCTGGACCGTTTCAGAAGTCGCGATGTGCGGCGTGTTGCTGGCGTGGTTGGTGGCTTCAATGCTGTGGGTGCCACAGGTGGTGGACCGTGCGTTAACGATGGGGCTGCTGGCGTCTTTGATGTGCGTATGGCTCATGGCCGGTGTGGGCCGACGAGCCGCGGTGGACGAATCGCTGTTGCGTTGGTTGGTGGTGGGGATATTGGCCGCAGCGGTCACCAGTGCGGTGTTGGGTGTGTTGCAGTATTTGGGCTTGGCGCGTGAGTTGGCGCCTTGGGTGAACCAGCCGCTGAAGGGCGATGCTTTTGCCAACTTGCGTCAGCGCAACCAATTCGCCTCGCTCACCAGCTTAGGACTGGTGGCGTTGCTGGGTTGGGTGGCGGTGCGTACCAAGGCGCAACGCATGACGCGTGTTGGCTGGACCTTGACCTTTGTCTTGCTCAATGTGTTGGCCGCAGGCGTGGCGTGTTCGGTGTCACGCACGGGTGCTGTGCAATGGGCGCTGGTCGGTGTGTTGATGGCGGCATGGGGCTGGTGCAGCACTAAGCAAGAAGCGGCATTTGGCAAAGGCTTGGTGTGGCTGGCGTTGGCAGCCCCTGTTCTGGTGGCGTTGTGGTCCGTGTGGATGCCTTTGCTGGCTTTACAAACGACGGGTGAGCAAGGTGCGAGCATGATTTTGCGCGTCACAGGTCAAGCGCAAGACTATGCCGCTTGCGGTGGTCGTCGCGTGTTGTGGAGCAATGTGTTGGCGCTAGTGACACAGCACCCATGGCTGGGTTGGGGTTGGGGCGAGACCGACTATGCGCACTTCATGACGGACTACAACATCTTGCGTTTTTGCGACATGCTGGACAACGCGCATGACTTTCCGTTGCACTTGGCACTCGAATTTGGTGTGCCATTTGCTCTGGCTGTGATGGCGTTGATATGTGTGTGGGTGCTGCGCCGCACCCCGTGGCGTGAACAACACGCATGGCGTGTGATGGCTTGGTGCTTGCTGCTGGTACTGGGCTTGCACAGCCTGCTGGAATACCCACTTTGGTACGGTCCGTTTCAAATGACCTTGGGCTTGGCCATCGGTGTGTTGTGGGCAGCACCTGATGCGCCTGCAAGAGAAGAAGCGCAAGAAGGCCCCATGCTGGTGGCTGCCTTGTTGTTCATCGGTTGTTTGTACGCGGCATGGGACTTCAACCGTGTGGGGCAAATCTACCGACAAGCTGCTTCGCGCGATGCGGCCTACCGAGACAACCCCTTGCACCATGCCAAGCAATCGTGGCTCTTCAAAAATCAAGCAGACTTTGCTGAGCTCACCACGCAGACGGTCACCACAGACAATGCGGCGGAGTTGTATCCACAAGCGCTGCGCTTGATGCATTACTCACCCGAAGCGCGTGTGGTGCAACGCGTGATTGACAGCAGTAAGTTGTTAGGCCACGACGCACAAGCGCAGGCGTTGACCGAGCGTCTAGACGATGTGAAGCAGTCGCAACCTAATAAGTAG
- a CDS encoding nuclear transport factor 2 family protein, producing the protein MQDSPEAALQRVVQFFEHLQASDVAHMASIYTHDAQFKDPFNEVQGLPAIEGIFAHMFEALDAPRFVITQQVQLGEQCFVTWDFLFAMPRLHNGATQTIHGATHFVLREEAGAWRVAVHRDYWDAAEELYEKLPVVGSLMRWLKKRANS; encoded by the coding sequence ATGCAAGACAGCCCAGAAGCCGCGTTGCAACGCGTGGTGCAATTTTTTGAACACCTGCAAGCGTCGGATGTGGCCCACATGGCCAGCATTTACACACACGATGCGCAGTTCAAGGACCCATTCAATGAGGTGCAAGGCTTGCCCGCCATTGAAGGCATCTTTGCCCACATGTTTGAGGCCTTAGATGCGCCCCGCTTTGTCATCACCCAGCAAGTGCAACTAGGCGAGCAGTGTTTTGTGACGTGGGATTTTTTGTTTGCCATGCCTCGCCTGCACAACGGCGCGACACAAACCATTCATGGCGCCACGCACTTTGTGCTGCGTGAAGAAGCGGGCGCATGGCGCGTGGCCGTGCACCGCGACTATTGGGATGCAGCTGAAGAGTTGTACGAAAAACTGCCCGTGGTGGGCAGCTTGATGCGTTGGCTCAAAAAACGTGCGAACAGTTAA
- a CDS encoding glutathione S-transferase N-terminal domain-containing protein — MKLIGAITSPYVRKVRIVMAEKKLDYQFVTEDVWAADTNITASNPLGKVPCLIMEGGEALFDSRVIVEYVDTLSPVGKLIPGSGRERAEVKTWEALADGLLDAAILARLEATWPGRKDGERSHAWIERQMKKIDDSLVAMHRGLAERSNCVGIHLSLADIAVGSALGYLDFRFPQLDWRAQHPNLEALYERLAQRQSFKDTAPV, encoded by the coding sequence ATGAAACTGATTGGTGCAATTACCAGCCCCTATGTGCGCAAAGTGCGCATCGTCATGGCCGAGAAAAAACTGGATTACCAGTTTGTGACCGAAGACGTCTGGGCTGCAGATACCAACATCACGGCATCCAACCCTTTGGGCAAGGTACCTTGCCTCATCATGGAAGGCGGCGAGGCGCTGTTTGACTCGCGCGTCATCGTTGAATATGTAGACACCCTTTCACCCGTGGGCAAGCTCATTCCTGGCAGCGGCCGAGAACGCGCCGAAGTAAAAACTTGGGAAGCTTTGGCTGATGGCTTGTTGGACGCGGCCATTCTTGCCCGTCTGGAAGCCACTTGGCCTGGCCGCAAAGATGGCGAACGCAGCCATGCGTGGATTGAGCGCCAAATGAAAAAGATTGACGACAGCTTGGTGGCAATGCATCGTGGTTTGGCCGAGCGCAGCAATTGCGTGGGCATCCATCTGAGTTTGGCAGACATTGCCGTTGGCTCCGCCTTGGGTTATTTGGATTTCCGTTTTCCGCAGCTGGATTGGCGTGCGCAGCACCCCAACCTAGAGGCTTTGTACGAACGCTTGGCGCAACGCCAAAGCTTCAAAGACACGGCGCCGGTTTAA
- a CDS encoding cyclopropane-fatty-acyl-phospholipid synthase family protein, protein MTTSTTSAPVRSAPQDMPAAARRVLSLLQRLQHGTLHVQWPDGSVAQYGATPASGPALNATLHLHSYAPLTQALKSGDIGFAESYIAGEWTTNNLSELLQLLVANRRDMDELIFGSWLGRLFYRVRHLLHRNTRSNSKKNIHAHYDLGNAFYELWLDPTMNYSSAWFDNDRAKPMAEAQTAKVRRALRMVDAKAGDRILEIGCGWGALAELGGKEFGARMSGVTLSHEQLAFANQRMQKLGLASTSDLRLQDYRDIDDGPYDAICSIEMLEAVGQEYWPTYFESVARLLKSGGKACVQTIVIDDALFDRYVKSTDFIQQYIFPGGCLPCPREFRAHAERAGLKVIDELAFGLDYAETLRRWRHQFMTDKAQVLQLGFDERFVRIWEFYLAYCEAAFEQHNTDVLQFTLVKP, encoded by the coding sequence ATGACCACCTCCACGACCTCGGCCCCCGTCCGCTCTGCCCCACAAGACATGCCCGCTGCTGCGCGACGCGTGTTGAGCTTGCTGCAACGTTTGCAACACGGCACCTTGCATGTGCAATGGCCCGATGGCAGTGTGGCGCAATACGGCGCAACACCTGCCTCTGGCCCTGCTCTCAACGCCACCTTGCATTTGCACAGCTATGCGCCGCTCACGCAAGCCTTGAAATCAGGCGACATTGGCTTTGCCGAAAGCTACATCGCGGGCGAGTGGACCACCAACAATTTGTCTGAGCTGTTGCAGCTCTTGGTGGCCAACCGCCGTGACATGGACGAGCTGATTTTTGGCAGCTGGCTGGGCCGCTTGTTTTACCGCGTGCGCCACCTGTTGCATCGCAATACGCGCAGCAACAGCAAGAAAAACATCCATGCGCATTACGACTTGGGCAACGCGTTTTATGAGCTGTGGCTTGACCCCACCATGAACTACTCGTCGGCTTGGTTTGACAACGACCGTGCCAAACCCATGGCCGAAGCACAGACTGCCAAAGTCCGCCGCGCCCTGCGCATGGTCGACGCCAAAGCGGGCGACCGCATTCTAGAAATCGGCTGCGGCTGGGGCGCTCTGGCCGAGTTGGGTGGAAAAGAATTTGGCGCACGCATGAGTGGCGTGACCTTGAGCCACGAGCAACTGGCCTTCGCCAACCAACGCATGCAAAAGCTGGGCTTGGCAAGCACCAGCGACTTGCGCCTGCAAGACTACCGCGACATCGACGATGGCCCTTATGACGCCATTTGCTCCATCGAAATGCTGGAAGCGGTTGGCCAAGAATATTGGCCCACGTATTTCGAGAGCGTGGCGCGCTTGCTCAAGTCGGGCGGCAAAGCTTGCGTCCAAACCATCGTGATCGATGACGCGCTGTTTGACCGCTACGTGAAAAGCACCGACTTCATTCAGCAATACATCTTCCCCGGTGGCTGCTTGCCCTGCCCGCGCGAGTTCCGCGCGCACGCCGAGCGCGCAGGCCTGAAGGTAATCGACGAGCTGGCCTTTGGACTTGACTACGCCGAGACTTTGCGCCGCTGGCGTCACCAGTTCATGACCGATAAAGCGCAGGTGTTGCAGCTCGGCTTTGATGAACGCTTTGTTCGCATTTGGGAGTTTTACCTCGCCTACTGCGAGGCGGCGTTTGAGCAGCACAACACCGACGTGTTGCAATTCACCTTGGTCAAACCATGA
- a CDS encoding chalcone isomerase family protein — MTTRRTALTYVMHAALVSGAGGLAVEAHANTSAAAPGFVRTLLRGTPRLVGQHRFTYWGFEVYDASLWASAAFAPEDWAKQTLMLELRYLRDFKGTDIAQRSMDEMQGQRALTTNQKQNWAGVLQTLIPNVRNGERITGVYAPDKGMQLWHQDRALGEVTDTELAQRFFGIWLAPETSQRQLRQQLLAGAQL; from the coding sequence ATGACCACACGTCGCACCGCCTTGACCTATGTGATGCATGCCGCGTTGGTCAGCGGTGCAGGGGGCCTGGCCGTGGAGGCGCACGCCAACACGTCAGCAGCGGCCCCTGGTTTTGTACGCACCTTGCTGCGTGGCACGCCACGTCTGGTTGGACAACACCGCTTCACCTATTGGGGCTTTGAGGTGTATGACGCCAGTCTGTGGGCCAGCGCCGCATTTGCCCCTGAAGACTGGGCCAAACAAACCCTGATGCTAGAGCTACGCTACTTGCGTGACTTCAAGGGCACGGACATTGCTCAACGCTCGATGGATGAGATGCAAGGCCAGCGCGCGTTGACCACCAACCAAAAACAAAACTGGGCAGGCGTGCTTCAAACGCTCATTCCAAATGTGCGCAACGGCGAACGCATCACCGGTGTGTACGCACCCGACAAAGGCATGCAGCTGTGGCATCAAGACCGTGCTTTGGGTGAGGTGACAGACACCGAACTGGCACAACGCTTTTTCGGTATTTGGCTGGCACCCGAAACCTCGCAACGCCAACTGCGCCAACAACTTTTGGCAGGTGCACAGCTTTGA
- a CDS encoding M48 family metalloprotease produces the protein MRGDVAANGACAGATQQWALAKLRGWRRSATGCGAPFGESIAREIYRDPDYLDDPVLGDYLQSIWQPLLASARQRGELTPELEQQFAWEVALIRERSINAFALPGGYLGVHLGLISAVSSADELASVLAHELSHVTQRHIARMIAQQGRQGPMVMGAMILGMLAASRTANASSMSAANAVMVGGQAAAIQSQLNFSRDMEREADRVGYGVMTEAGYEPQGFVTMFEKLQQAARLNDNGSFPYLRSHPMTTERISDAQARQQLLPMRGAVPTTSMHAMMAARAQVLANPGIDVLRTITAQANVTTLAAATKAKQAGMLYGAAMAEMKQRNFGEARQYLGRLQALGSLEVSAQRVVRLLAAELALATGDAAQAVALLETKATVIANNDRATRIQLAQSRVATRKPTQGKAAASDLSVWLNQHPRDATAWLVQASAHELQGDGLRAIRAHAEARAMELDYGAAVDRFKAAQLLAHQIAGEGKLDRAGHMEASIIDARLRELERLRREQALERGIN, from the coding sequence GTGCGCGGCGATGTTGCTGCCAATGGCGCCTGCGCAGGCGCAACTCAACAATGGGCGCTTGCCAAACTTAGGGGATGGCGCCGAAGTGCCACTGGGTGTGGAGCGCCGTTTGGGGAGAGCATTGCCCGCGAAATTTACCGTGACCCTGACTATTTAGACGACCCCGTGTTGGGCGACTATTTGCAATCCATCTGGCAACCTTTGTTGGCCTCTGCGCGTCAGCGCGGCGAGCTGACGCCCGAGTTGGAGCAACAGTTTGCGTGGGAAGTGGCGCTGATTCGTGAGCGCAGCATCAACGCGTTTGCGCTGCCCGGTGGCTATTTGGGCGTGCACTTGGGCTTGATTTCAGCGGTCAGCAGCGCCGACGAATTGGCGTCGGTGTTGGCCCATGAATTGAGCCACGTCACGCAACGCCACATTGCACGCATGATTGCGCAGCAGGGGCGCCAAGGCCCCATGGTGATGGGCGCCATGATTTTGGGCATGCTGGCTGCGAGCCGCACTGCCAACGCCAGCAGCATGAGTGCGGCGAATGCGGTGATGGTGGGCGGCCAAGCCGCGGCCATACAAAGCCAGTTGAACTTTTCGCGCGACATGGAGCGCGAGGCGGACCGCGTTGGCTACGGCGTGATGACCGAAGCCGGCTACGAGCCACAAGGTTTTGTCACCATGTTTGAAAAGCTGCAACAGGCCGCGCGTTTGAACGACAACGGTTCATTCCCTTACCTGCGCAGTCACCCGATGACGACCGAGCGTATTTCAGATGCGCAAGCGCGTCAGCAGTTGCTGCCCATGCGTGGCGCTGTGCCCACCACGTCAATGCACGCGATGATGGCTGCGCGTGCGCAGGTGTTGGCCAATCCAGGCATTGATGTCCTGCGCACCATCACCGCGCAAGCCAACGTAACGACTTTGGCGGCAGCGACGAAAGCCAAACAAGCAGGCATGCTGTACGGCGCTGCGATGGCCGAGATGAAGCAACGCAACTTTGGCGAAGCGCGTCAGTACCTGGGGCGCTTGCAAGCCTTAGGTAGCTTGGAGGTGAGCGCCCAACGTGTGGTGCGTTTGTTGGCTGCCGAGTTGGCTTTGGCGACCGGTGACGCCGCGCAAGCGGTGGCCTTGTTAGAGACCAAAGCCACGGTGATTGCGAACAACGACCGAGCTACACGCATTCAACTGGCCCAAAGCCGAGTGGCCACTCGCAAACCTACACAAGGCAAAGCCGCAGCAAGTGATTTGTCGGTGTGGCTCAACCAGCACCCACGCGACGCCACGGCTTGGTTGGTGCAAGCATCGGCGCATGAGTTGCAAGGTGACGGCTTGCGTGCCATTCGCGCGCATGCAGAGGCCCGCGCTATGGAGTTGGATTACGGTGCGGCGGTAGACCGTTTCAAAGCGGCCCAATTGCTGGCCCACCAAATAGCAGGTGAGGGAAAGCTAGACCGGGCGGGTCACATGGAGGCGTCCATCATTGACGCCCGTTTGCGCGAGTTAGAGCGGTTGCGGCGGGAACAAGCGCTCGAGCGCGGCATCAATTAA
- the moaC gene encoding cyclic pyranopterin monophosphate synthase MoaC codes for MSTLTHFDAQGQAHMVDVADKAHTKRVGVATGRIVMLPATLGLIQSGTAKKGDVLGIARIAGIQAAKKTSDLIPLCHPLALTRVAVEFAIDETTHSVQCTATVETVGQTGVEMEALTAVQVALLTIYDMCKAVDRGMTMTEVHLLEKHGGKSGSYVAQ; via the coding sequence ATGTCCACACTCACACACTTTGACGCGCAAGGCCAAGCCCACATGGTGGACGTGGCCGACAAAGCCCACACCAAACGCGTGGGCGTCGCCACCGGCCGCATCGTCATGTTGCCCGCCACGTTGGGCCTAATTCAAAGCGGCACCGCGAAGAAGGGCGATGTGTTGGGCATTGCCCGCATTGCAGGCATTCAAGCTGCCAAGAAAACCAGCGACTTGATTCCCTTGTGCCATCCACTCGCGCTCACCCGCGTGGCGGTGGAATTTGCCATCGACGAAACCACGCACAGCGTGCAGTGCACGGCCACTGTGGAGACCGTCGGTCAAACAGGCGTGGAGATGGAAGCCCTCACCGCTGTGCAAGTGGCGTTACTGACTATTTACGATATGTGCAAAGCAGTGGACCGAGGCATGACGATGACCGAGGTGCATTTGCTTGAGAAGCATGGCGGTAAGTCGGGCAGCTACGTCGCACAATAA
- a CDS encoding phage holin family protein yields the protein MKLLLTWVLHATALMALAHLYSGVEVTGFGAAMAAALVMGIFNLIVRPALVVLTLPVTFFTLGLFMFVINAFMFWAAAGLLEGFWVRGFGSALLGSLIYSAFGVLIDAALERLFPPQPL from the coding sequence ATGAAACTACTTTTAACTTGGGTACTGCACGCAACCGCCTTGATGGCATTGGCACATCTTTACAGCGGCGTTGAAGTCACGGGCTTTGGTGCGGCCATGGCAGCCGCTTTGGTCATGGGCATTTTTAACCTCATCGTGCGGCCGGCTTTGGTCGTGCTGACATTGCCGGTGACGTTTTTCACGCTGGGCTTGTTCATGTTTGTCATCAACGCTTTCATGTTTTGGGCCGCCGCTGGTTTGCTGGAAGGCTTTTGGGTCCGCGGCTTTGGCTCAGCCCTGCTGGGCTCGCTGATTTACTCGGCGTTTGGCGTGTTAATTGATGCCGCGCTCGAGCGCTTGTTCCCGCCGCAACCGCTCTAA
- a CDS encoding glycosyltransferase family 2 protein — translation MATLTIIIAAKNEARNISDCVHSASFADEVIVLDSGSTDGTQQLAEAVGAQVVSTNWPGYGPQQSRGIGLAKSDWVLSLDADERITPALKAEVLEAIHSSRADGYRLPRLSSLCGTFIHHGGWRPDYTLRLVKREKAGFTHHFLHAHMTVDGTKADLNESLIHYSYRDLDDVLEKLNRYASGNAKDLDNKGVKGSFSKAISHGLWAFIRTYIFRAGFLDGRYGFILAVYNAESTYYKYLKLLALQEARDKA, via the coding sequence ATGGCTACGCTCACCATCATCATTGCCGCCAAAAACGAAGCGCGCAATATTTCAGACTGTGTCCACTCTGCCTCTTTTGCCGACGAAGTCATCGTGTTGGACTCTGGCAGCACGGATGGAACACAACAACTGGCAGAGGCCGTAGGTGCCCAAGTCGTTTCGACAAATTGGCCAGGTTACGGTCCGCAACAATCTCGCGGCATAGGGCTTGCCAAATCGGATTGGGTGTTGTCGTTGGATGCCGATGAGCGCATCACGCCTGCGTTAAAAGCGGAAGTCCTTGAAGCAATTCATAGCAGCCGGGCTGATGGTTATCGCTTGCCCCGTTTGTCCAGCTTGTGTGGCACTTTCATCCACCACGGCGGATGGCGGCCTGACTACACATTGCGCTTGGTCAAGCGTGAAAAAGCGGGATTCACGCATCACTTCTTACATGCCCACATGACGGTTGATGGCACAAAAGCGGATTTGAACGAAAGCTTGATTCACTACAGCTATCGCGATTTAGACGATGTCCTGGAAAAACTCAACCGTTACGCATCAGGCAACGCCAAAGATTTAGACAACAAAGGCGTCAAAGGTTCCTTCAGCAAAGCCATCAGTCACGGGCTGTGGGCCTTCATTCGAACTTATATTTTTAGAGCCGGTTTTTTAGATGGTCGTTATGGTTTTATTTTGGCCGTGTACAACGCCGAAAGCACGTATTACAAATACTTGAAACTACTGGCTTTGCAAGAAGCACGCGACAAGGCTTAA
- a CDS encoding pilin, whose amino-acid sequence MKQTLQRGFTLIELMIVVAIIGVLASVALPAYQDYMIRARVSEGLGLASAAKTNVLDVLNSGNIGTATSGYKTGYTFGGATKNISSIDIAASTGVITITTTAAAGGGSLLLVPFTKSGTTEAALPAPTATSASIDGVVQWRCMAKDATAFVGVSVPSDALDKKYVPSDCK is encoded by the coding sequence ATGAAACAAACCCTACAACGCGGCTTCACCTTGATCGAACTCATGATCGTGGTGGCCATCATTGGCGTACTGGCCTCGGTAGCTTTGCCTGCTTACCAAGACTACATGATTCGAGCGCGTGTGAGCGAAGGCCTTGGTCTTGCTTCGGCGGCTAAAACAAATGTGTTGGATGTACTCAACAGCGGCAACATTGGCACGGCGACCTCGGGCTACAAAACGGGCTACACCTTCGGTGGTGCGACCAAGAACATCAGCAGCATTGATATTGCTGCGAGCACAGGCGTCATCACCATCACCACAACGGCGGCTGCGGGCGGCGGTAGCTTGTTGTTGGTGCCTTTCACCAAGAGCGGCACGACTGAAGCTGCATTGCCAGCGCCAACAGCTACAAGTGCATCGATTGATGGCGTGGTGCAGTGGAGGTGCATGGCCAAAGATGCAACCGCGTTTGTCGGCGTGTCTGTGCCCAGTGATGCATTGGACAAAAAGTATGTGCCGAGTGATTGCAAATAA
- a CDS encoding DUF1365 domain-containing protein — translation MTHSPTSPASEISKAMIGFGQVRHTRLRPKVHAFNYSTFFLMLPMRTLRSSGDAVLPINRAGAISFHDTDHGDGRGAQSGGALAWLDELLQDAGILDATGETWLHCYPRVLGYTFKPVSFWYCHAADNTLRAIVVEVNNTFGERHCYLLDRPQYGVEQRADKVFHVSPFCAVQGDYRFRFMRTADHTVARVDHDDAQGPLIETSVSGLLKPITRDELRHALWGYPLMTLMVMLRIHWQAFKLWRKRVPFFTKPAPPKDFVTR, via the coding sequence GATTGGCTTTGGCCAAGTGCGTCACACGCGTTTGCGACCCAAGGTGCATGCGTTCAACTACAGCACCTTCTTTTTAATGCTGCCCATGCGCACACTGCGCAGCTCGGGCGATGCGGTGTTGCCCATCAACCGCGCAGGGGCCATCAGCTTTCACGACACCGACCATGGCGATGGCCGCGGCGCTCAGTCAGGGGGAGCATTGGCGTGGTTGGATGAACTGCTGCAAGACGCGGGCATTCTGGATGCCACGGGCGAGACCTGGCTGCATTGCTACCCCCGCGTGCTGGGCTACACCTTCAAGCCCGTGAGTTTTTGGTATTGCCACGCCGCCGACAACACCCTACGCGCCATCGTGGTGGAGGTGAACAACACCTTTGGTGAACGTCATTGCTACTTGTTAGACCGTCCGCAATACGGTGTCGAACAACGTGCCGACAAAGTGTTTCATGTGTCACCGTTTTGTGCTGTGCAGGGCGACTACCGCTTTCGCTTCATGCGCACCGCCGACCACACCGTGGCACGCGTGGACCACGACGATGCGCAAGGCCCATTGATTGAAACCAGCGTGAGCGGCCTGCTCAAGCCCATCACCCGCGATGAGTTGCGCCACGCCCTGTGGGGCTACCCGCTGATGACCTTGATGGTGATGCTGCGCATCCACTGGCAAGCCTTCAAGTTGTGGCGCAAGCGTGTGCCGTTTTTTACCAAGCCCGCGCCGCCCAAAGATTTTGTAACCCGTTGA